The Thermoflexus sp. genome segment ATCGGCCATGCGGGTGAGGGTCTGGAAACGCATATCGATTTCGCACTGGCCGCCGGTCGCCACCTCGTGATGATGGGTCTCCACCTCGATGCCGGCCTGGATCAGGCGGAGCACGATCTCCGAGCGCAGGTCCTGGAGGGAATCCGCCGGGGGCACCGGGAAGTAGCCCTCCTTCCAGCGCGGGCGGTGGCCCAGGTTCGGCCGCCCCTCATCCCGCCCGCTGTTCCAGATCCCCTCCTCGGAGTCAATGAAGTAGAACCCGTAATGCGCCCCCTGATCGAAGCGGATGTGATCGAAGATGAAGAACTCCACCTCCGGGCCCCAGTAGCTGACGTCGGCGATCCCGCTTTGCTTCAGATACGCCTCCGCCTTGCGGGCGATGTAACGGGGGTCCCGGGTGTAGGGCTCACGGGTCACCGGGTCATACACATCGCAGATCAAGCTGAGGGTGGGCACCTCACAAACCGGGTCCACCACTGCCGTGGCGGGATCCGGAATCAGGATCATATCGCTTTCGTCGATGCGCTGGAAGCCCCGGATGCTGGAGCCATCGAACCCCAGCCCTTCCTGGAAAACCTCCTCGGAGAGCTCGGTGATGGGGATACTGAAATGCTGCCAGGTCCCCAGCAGATCCACGAACTTGAGATCCACGATCGCCACGCTCTGAGCGCGGGCGAACTCGATGACGTCCTTCGGTTTGGTGAGCGGTTTCGGTGCCTTCCCGTTGCTGCGCTCCAGGACCTCGCGGGCGACTTCGGTGATGGTCTGCCGGGCCATTGCCGCCTCCCTCCGTGATCAGAATTCCCCCCGATTGTAAAAAGGCTCACGAGCCTTGGCTACAGGCGGAAAGACCGAAACCCTCCCCCTCCATGTTGTGCATCATGCACAAAGCCCCCCATCCGGAGATCTCCCGATGGAAGTTCAGAATGCCCTCCCGAGCCCAGGGAGCCATGCGAATCGGCGCTATATGGTTGTAGCCGATCAACAAATTAACCATAAATTGGATCCCCATCGTATCCCATCCATGGGCCGTTTTCCAGATCAAAAGCGGATCATTCTCTGCTCAAGGGGAGGAAACCGCCCGAGCACGTGAGGATTTTCAGGAGGCCATGGAAGGAGGGCTCACGGTTCACACGATCGAAGGCGCTCCAGCGCGCGCCGGATCCCCTCCACCAGGATCCGGTGCTCCGCCTCATGCATGCGGGCTTCGAAACGCTCCAGCGTGTCCTCCGGGTAAAGGGGAACCTCCGCCTGAACCAGCACCGGCCCGGCATCGACCTCCGGAGTGACATAATGCACCATGCAGCCGCTACAGGAGATCTCCCCCCGCCGGTAGGCCTCGAAGGCCCGCCGGATGGCATCGCGACCGGGGAACATCCCCGGCAAAGCCGGATGAAGGTTGATCACCCGGCCGGGGAACCGATCCAGAAAGGCCGAGCTCAGGATGTGCATCCACCCGGCCAGGACGATGAGATCCGGCCGGTAAGGGGCGATCTGATCCGCAAGATCCTGATCATAGGCGATCCGATCCAGCCCCCGCTCCCGATACGGTCGGAGCGGGAAATACAGCGTGGGCACGCCCGCCCGGGCCGCCCGGATCAGGCCATAGGCGTCCCTCCGATTGGAGACCACCAGCACCACCTCGGCCCACAGACGGCCCTCCCTGCAGGCATCGAGGATCGCCTGCAGGTTGCTTCCAAACCCGGAAATCATCACCACCAGCCGACCTCGCGGCTCCATTTAGAGGCTCCACCCCCCTCGTCGAGAAGCGGGACAACCATCGCCGTCCTCACATTTGGATTTGAACCTCCTGCTCTCCGGCTATGATCTCCCCCACCACTCGAAGCTCCCCCGGCAATGTGGCCAGCGCGAGCTCTACATCCTGAGGGGAAACCACCAGCAACATGCCCAGGCCCATGTTGAATACGTGAAACATCTCCTGGTCCGAGATCCTCCCCATGCGCTGAATGAGCCCGAAGATGGGCGGCTCCGGCCATGTCCCCCGATGCAGAACCGCCGCAGCACCGCGGGGCAGGACGCGCGGCAGGTTCTCATACACGCCTCCTCCCGTGATATGACACAACCCTTTTAGATCGACGCCCGCTGACTCGAGGCGCCGGATCGGTTCCAGATAACAGCGATGAGGAGCGAGGAGCGCCTCGCCAATAGAGGTCCCGAGCTCCGGAAGGGGTTGCTCCCAATCCAGCTCGGCCAGCACCATGCGGGCCAGGCTGTAGCCATTGGTGTGAAGGCCGCTCGAAGGGAGGGCCAGCAGACGGTCCCCCGGTCGGATGCGAGAGCCATCCCGGATCCGCTGGCGTTCCACCACGCCGATGATGGTGCCGGCCAGGTCCAGCTCCCCCGGCGCATAAACCCCTGGAAGCTCGGCGGTCTCTCCTCCCAGCAGCGCGCAACCCACCTCCCGACATGCGGCCGCCACGCTCTCCACAATGCGGACGATCACATCGGGATCGAGACGATCCGCAGCGATGTAATCCAGGAAAAAGAGGGGCCGGGCTCCATACACCAGGATATCGTTCACGCAATGATGGACCAGGTCATGGCCGATGGTTTCCCATCGGTTCAGGCGGGCCGCGACCTTTAACTTGGTGCCCACCCCGTCCGTGGAGGCCACCAGAACCGGCTCTTTCATCCCCCGCCAGAGATCCGCCTGATAAAGGCCCGCAAACGCTCCCCATCCAGCGATCACTTCCTTCCCATAAGTCGAACAAACCGCGTCCGCAATGCGCGATCGGATCTCCCGGGCGACATCCCGATGCACCCCTGCGCGCGCATAGGCATCCATGGGCATCCCCCCTCTCAGCGCCCTTAAAGGCTTCGAACGGGAACCCGCCCGATGTCCCGGCGGAAGCTCATGCCTTCAAAGTGGATGCGCTCCACAGCCGCATAGGCCCGTGCAGCTGCCCCAGGCAGATCCGGACCGATCGCGCTGACGGCCAGGACACGCCCGCCTGCGGTGACCAGCCGGGCTCCCTCCCGGCGGGTGCCGGCGTGAAAAACCAGCACCCCTTCCTGAGCCGCCGCATCCTCCAGCCCGCTGATGGGAAGCCCCTCCGGGACAGGACCGGGATAGCCCGGGGATGCGAGGACCACGGTGACGCATGCCCCCGGCCGCCAGCGCAGGCTCAGATCCTCCAACCGACCCTCCAGACAGGCCTCCAGCGCCTCCAGCCCGTCTGTTTCCAGCAGCGGGAGGATGGCCTGAGCCTCCGGATCGCCGAAACGAGCATTGAACTCCAGAACAAAGGGCCCCGAGGCGGTCCACATCAGCCCCGCGTAGAGGACCCCCACAAAGGGGGTTCCCTGGCGGGCCAGGGCATCCAAGACAGGCACCATGATTTGCTGGACCACCTGCTCGACGGCATCCGGGCCCACTTCGGGCACGGGCGCGTAAGCGCCCATCCCTCCCGTGTTGGGGCCTCGATCGCCGTCCATCAGGCGCTTATGATCCCGGGCCGGCAGGAGCGGTTTGACCATCCGCCCATCGCTCAGGGCCAGCATGGAGAGCTCGGATCCGTACAGGCGCTCCTCGATGACCACCGTGTCCCCGGCCTCCCCAAAGATCCGCTCACGCATGAGGCGATGGAGAGCCTCCTCGGCCTCCTCCGGGGTATCGCACACAAAAGCGCCCTTGCCCCCGGCCAGCCCACTGGCCTTCACCACGACCGGACCGGGATGCGCACGGAGGTAGGCCCGTGCCTCCTCGAAACGGTGGAAGACCGCGTAGTCGGGGGTCGGAACGCCGCACGCGCGCATGAGAGCTTTCGCGAACGCTTTCGAGGTCTCGATGCGCGCGGCCGCGCGGGTGGGTCCGAAGATCCGGAGCCCGGCCGCCTGGAAGGCATCGACGATGCCGTGAGCCAGCGGGGTCTCCGGCCCCACCACCGTCAGGTCGATCGCTTGCTCCCTCGCAAAACCGATCAGCGTCTGAATGTCATCGGGACGGATGGGCACAGAACGGGCAGGAGCCCGCGGCTGCAGATCGGGAGCCTCTGGAGAAGGCGGCCAGGTCGTCCCCCCGTTCCCCGGCGCGACGTATACCATCTCGACCTCCGCGGCGCGGGCCAGAGCCCATGCCAGCGCATGTTCCCGGCCCCCTGATCCGACGACCAGAACCCGCTTCCCCTTTTTCATTGCGCGCTCCGAATCCGCCCGAAGATGAATTTGGGAGAAGGATGGCCCCGCACCTCCTCCGGAAGGGGCGCCGGATACCGGCCGGAGAAGCAGGCAGCGCAATATCCCCCCTCCGGGGAGGGCATCGTCTCCCGGATCGCCCGGTGCATCCCCTCCAGGCTCAGAAAGGCCAGACTGTCCGCCCCGGTGAAGCGGCGGATCCCTTCCTCGTCCAGGCGATGAGCGATCAACTCCTCATAGGTCGCCATATCGATCCCCATAAAGCATGGATGGCGGATCGGCGGGGAGGCGATGCGCAGATGAACCTCCGAGGCTCCTCCCTCGCGGAGAAGCTGAACCAGCTGCCGGGTAGTATGGCCGCGGACGATGGAATCATCGACCAGCACCACTCGACGGCCCTGAAGCACCTCGCGCAGGGGACTATATTTCAGTCGGATCCCCCATTGCCGGGTTCGATCGTCCGGCTGGATGAAGGTCCGCCCAACGTAGCGATTTTTCAACAAACCTTCGATGAACGGGATGCCGCTCTCCAGGCTGTAGCCGATGGCGTGGGCCGTCGCTGAATCCGGCACGCCGATGACCAGGTCGGCTTCCGCTGGAGCCTCCCGCGCCAGCTGGCGTCCCAGGGCCAGGCGAACCGAATACACGGTGCCCCCTTCCCGCTGGGAATCGGGCCGCATGAAGTAAACGTATTCGAAAACGCAGAAAGCCGGGGAAGGCTGGACTCCTCCGGCAAAGGAGGTCACCCCGCGCGGATCCAGGCGCACGATCTCGCCGGGGGCGATCTCCCGCACATACCGGGCGCCGACCATGGAGAGGGCACAGGATTCGGAGGCCACCACGTATCCTCCCTCCCATTCCCCCAGACACAGGGGGCGGAAGCCATACGGATCCCGCACCGCATAGATCGCCTCCCGAGTCAGGATGACCAGGGCATAAGCGCCCGGGCTTAAGCACAACAGGCTCCGCAGGCGCGGGATCCATGGATCCCCCTCGGGCTCGAGGGGCGGCGCCAGGGATCCCCAGGCCTCAGGCGGGGAGGCCAGGATCTGAAGGATCAGCTCGCTATCACTGCCGGAGGAAAGACCCACGCCTCGCTCCAGGAGGCGGCGGCGGAGCGGGAGGGCGTTCACCAGGTTCCCATTGTGGGCAATACCCAGAGGACCATAAAGGGTCTCGCTCAGGAAGGGCTGGGCGTTCTGAAGATGGGACGCCCCTGTCGTCGAATAACGGGTGTGTCCAATGGCCAGATGGCCCCGGAGCGAGCGCAGGATCCCTTCATGAAAGACCTGGGAGACCAGGCCCATCCCTTTATGGAGATACGCCACCAGGCCATCGCTGGTGGCGATGCCCGCGCTCTCCTGGCCCCGATGCTGCAGAGCGCAGAGGGCCATCATCGCCAGCAAAGCCGCCGGGCGATCCGCGGACCACAACCCCACGATCCCGCATGCCTCCCGGGGATGGTCCTCTTCCCACCAGGCCCCTGGGAGCTTCATCCCCTCCCCCTCCCGGAATCCCCTTGCGCGGCGGAACGAAGGGCGCGAACCTCCGCGTCATCTGCGAGCAGCCGCTGCCGCCCTCGCGCCTGCAGGGTCGCGACCCGTTGCCGGATGGTTTCATCGCGGAGGCCCAGGATTTTGGCGGCCAGAAGGGCCGCTCCTGCCGGATCCAGCACCACCGCTGGGGCGATCCCGCCCGGCATGCGCAACGAGGAGAAAACATCCGCCCCCGCGAAGGTCTCGGAGATCGGTGGGCATGCGATCACCGGAGCCAGCACCTGCCCATCGACCATCCCGCTGAGGGCGTTGGAACGTCCGGCGATGGTGATATAGACCTTGGGGCGCGGATCCGCCTCGTATTCCCGCAGGAGATCCAGGAGGTAATCGGGAACCTTATGCGCCGAGGCAACCCGCAACTCCCAATCCAGGCCCAGCTCCTCCAGCGCGCGGATCACCGCCTGCGCATGCTCCAGATCCGAGCGGGATCCCATCAGGATGACCACCAGAGGACTGTGCATCGCGCCCCTCCGAATCAAAGATTGAGGAAATCCCGGAGATGGCGGCGGATCCGTTCGACGGCAGGAAGTTCCCCGGGACGGAAGGCCTCGCCCGTCAGCCGCTCGTAGACAGCGATGTAGCGGGCGGCCGCTTCCAGGATCAGCTCTGGGGGCATCTCCGGCGGTGATCCATCTCCCCGGTAACCGCGGGCGGCGAACCATGCCCGGACGAACTCTTTGTCCATCGGCTCCGGATCCGAGCCGGGCCGGTAGGTCTCCGCGAGCCAGTAGCGGCTGGAATCGGGCGTGTGGAGTTCGTCGATGAGCACCAGCTGGCCATCGATCAGGCCGAACTCGTATTTGGTATCCACCAGGATCAGGCCGGCCCGCTGGGCGATCTCCTGGCCCCGGGCGAAGAGGGCTAGGGCGACCTCCTCAATGCGCTCCCACAGATCGGCGGGCACCAGGCCGCGCTCCAGGATCGCATCGCGGGTCAGGACCTCATCATGGGCTCCCGAGGGCGCCTTAGTGGTCGGCGTAATGATGGGATGAGGCAGGGGATCGTTCTTCCGCAGGCCCTCCGGCAGGGGGATCCCATAAGGACGCCGCTCCCCCTGAGCGTATAGCGTCCAGAGGGAAGTGCGGGTCACGCCGGTGATATACCCCCGCACTACCACTTCCACCGGCAAGGGTTGCGCCCGTTGAGCCACCATGACGTTGGGGTCCGGGACGGCAAGGACATGGTTTGGGATGAGATCACGGGTCTGTTCGAACCACCAGGCGCTGAGCTGGTTCAGAACCTGGCCTTTGTAG includes the following:
- the glnA gene encoding type I glutamate--ammonia ligase is translated as MARQTITEVAREVLERSNGKAPKPLTKPKDVIEFARAQSVAIVDLKFVDLLGTWQHFSIPITELSEEVFQEGLGFDGSSIRGFQRIDESDMILIPDPATAVVDPVCEVPTLSLICDVYDPVTREPYTRDPRYIARKAEAYLKQSGIADVSYWGPEVEFFIFDHIRFDQGAHYGFYFIDSEEGIWNSGRDEGRPNLGHRPRWKEGYFPVPPADSLQDLRSEIVLRLIQAGIEVETHHHEVATGGQCEIDMRFQTLTRMADQVMMYKYIIKNVARAHGKTATFMPKPLFGDNGSGMHVHQSLWKEGRNLFWDERGYAGLSELARYYIGGILYHTPALLAFCAPTTNSYRRLVPGYEAPVNLVYSRRNRSAGIRIPMYSDSPKAKRIEYRCPDPSANPYLAFAAILMAGLDGIQNRIDPGDPVDVDLYELSPEEARRIKQVPGSLDEALRALERDHEFLLKGGVFTPDVIETWIELKRKEVDAIRLRPHPYEFYLYYSA
- the purN gene encoding phosphoribosylglycinamide formyltransferase, which gives rise to MEPRGRLVVMISGFGSNLQAILDACREGRLWAEVVLVVSNRRDAYGLIRAARAGVPTLYFPLRPYRERGLDRIAYDQDLADQIAPYRPDLIVLAGWMHILSSAFLDRFPGRVINLHPALPGMFPGRDAIRRAFEAYRRGEISCSGCMVHYVTPEVDAGPVLVQAEVPLYPEDTLERFEARMHEAEHRILVEGIRRALERLRSCEP
- the purM gene encoding phosphoribosylformylglycinamidine cyclo-ligase; translation: MDAYARAGVHRDVAREIRSRIADAVCSTYGKEVIAGWGAFAGLYQADLWRGMKEPVLVASTDGVGTKLKVAARLNRWETIGHDLVHHCVNDILVYGARPLFFLDYIAADRLDPDVIVRIVESVAAACREVGCALLGGETAELPGVYAPGELDLAGTIIGVVERQRIRDGSRIRPGDRLLALPSSGLHTNGYSLARMVLAELDWEQPLPELGTSIGEALLAPHRCYLEPIRRLESAGVDLKGLCHITGGGVYENLPRVLPRGAAAVLHRGTWPEPPIFGLIQRMGRISDQEMFHVFNMGLGMLLVVSPQDVELALATLPGELRVVGEIIAGEQEVQIQM
- the purD gene encoding phosphoribosylamine--glycine ligase, with product MKKGKRVLVVGSGGREHALAWALARAAEVEMVYVAPGNGGTTWPPSPEAPDLQPRAPARSVPIRPDDIQTLIGFAREQAIDLTVVGPETPLAHGIVDAFQAAGLRIFGPTRAAARIETSKAFAKALMRACGVPTPDYAVFHRFEEARAYLRAHPGPVVVKASGLAGGKGAFVCDTPEEAEEALHRLMRERIFGEAGDTVVIEERLYGSELSMLALSDGRMVKPLLPARDHKRLMDGDRGPNTGGMGAYAPVPEVGPDAVEQVVQQIMVPVLDALARQGTPFVGVLYAGLMWTASGPFVLEFNARFGDPEAQAILPLLETDGLEALEACLEGRLEDLSLRWRPGACVTVVLASPGYPGPVPEGLPISGLEDAAAQEGVLVFHAGTRREGARLVTAGGRVLAVSAIGPDLPGAAARAYAAVERIHFEGMSFRRDIGRVPVRSL
- the purF gene encoding amidophosphoribosyltransferase produces the protein MKLPGAWWEEDHPREACGIVGLWSADRPAALLAMMALCALQHRGQESAGIATSDGLVAYLHKGMGLVSQVFHEGILRSLRGHLAIGHTRYSTTGASHLQNAQPFLSETLYGPLGIAHNGNLVNALPLRRRLLERGVGLSSGSDSELILQILASPPEAWGSLAPPLEPEGDPWIPRLRSLLCLSPGAYALVILTREAIYAVRDPYGFRPLCLGEWEGGYVVASESCALSMVGARYVREIAPGEIVRLDPRGVTSFAGGVQPSPAFCVFEYVYFMRPDSQREGGTVYSVRLALGRQLAREAPAEADLVIGVPDSATAHAIGYSLESGIPFIEGLLKNRYVGRTFIQPDDRTRQWGIRLKYSPLREVLQGRRVVLVDDSIVRGHTTRQLVQLLREGGASEVHLRIASPPIRHPCFMGIDMATYEELIAHRLDEEGIRRFTGADSLAFLSLEGMHRAIRETMPSPEGGYCAACFSGRYPAPLPEEVRGHPSPKFIFGRIRSAQ
- a CDS encoding AIR carboxylase family protein, which codes for MHSPLVVILMGSRSDLEHAQAVIRALEELGLDWELRVASAHKVPDYLLDLLREYEADPRPKVYITIAGRSNALSGMVDGQVLAPVIACPPISETFAGADVFSSLRMPGGIAPAVVLDPAGAALLAAKILGLRDETIRQRVATLQARGRQRLLADDAEVRALRSAAQGDSGRGRG
- a CDS encoding phosphoribosylaminoimidazolesuccinocarboxamide synthase, which encodes MGLSALELQKALAHAVHAVELPELGARRAGKVRDIYEAGGRLILIATDRISAFDRVLGVIPYKGQVLNQLSAWWFEQTRDLIPNHVLAVPDPNVMVAQRAQPLPVEVVVRGYITGVTRTSLWTLYAQGERRPYGIPLPEGLRKNDPLPHPIITPTTKAPSGAHDEVLTRDAILERGLVPADLWERIEEVALALFARGQEIAQRAGLILVDTKYEFGLIDGQLVLIDELHTPDSSRYWLAETYRPGSDPEPMDKEFVRAWFAARGYRGDGSPPEMPPELILEAAARYIAVYERLTGEAFRPGELPAVERIRRHLRDFLNL